The following coding sequences are from one Novipirellula galeiformis window:
- a CDS encoding GntR family transcriptional regulator: MSTLATYIKDDLAARLRSGRKLPMPLTLDALAEHYDVSFTPVRAAIAELLNEGLLEKGSNRRLAPTAQLKADSERGQAALETALPEPPQDPHDRIVDDLVQLSLRGEAIHLREEATAEKYGLSRSAIRHILHRLAGEGILDHIPRHGWQLRPFRQSDLDAFIDVREVLELKALELARKKLSADELQRMLEANAAPSSPQAPARIDESLHGYLISVADNIYIKEFFERQGRYYRLLFEWEDRDRAIALETARQHREILKALLDKNWSKASKALSHHIRDHHPVFSPLGQAITANQERSKSGDRSS; encoded by the coding sequence ATGAGCACACTTGCCACCTATATCAAAGATGACTTGGCGGCGCGGCTTCGGTCGGGACGTAAGTTACCGATGCCTTTGACGCTCGACGCGTTGGCGGAACATTACGACGTCAGCTTCACACCGGTGCGTGCGGCCATTGCCGAACTGCTTAACGAAGGCTTGCTCGAGAAAGGCAGCAATCGTCGACTCGCCCCCACCGCTCAGCTCAAAGCGGATTCCGAAAGGGGCCAGGCAGCGTTAGAAACGGCATTGCCGGAGCCTCCTCAAGATCCACACGACCGGATTGTGGACGATTTGGTGCAACTGAGTTTGCGGGGCGAAGCGATTCATTTGCGTGAGGAAGCAACGGCCGAAAAATACGGCCTCAGTCGCTCGGCAATCCGTCACATCTTGCACCGGTTGGCCGGCGAAGGCATCCTCGACCACATCCCGCGTCACGGTTGGCAACTGCGTCCGTTTCGACAAAGCGACCTTGATGCGTTTATTGATGTACGTGAGGTGCTGGAATTGAAGGCACTGGAATTGGCACGCAAAAAGTTGTCGGCGGACGAATTGCAGCGGATGCTCGAGGCCAACGCGGCACCATCATCGCCACAAGCCCCGGCTCGCATTGACGAGTCGCTACATGGGTATTTGATCTCGGTCGCCGACAACATCTACATCAAAGAGTTTTTTGAACGTCAGGGTCGTTACTATCGCTTGCTATTCGAGTGGGAAGACCGTGACCGGGCGATCGCCTTGGAAACCGCTCGTCAACATCGAGAGATTTTGAAGGCGCTGTTGGATAAAAATTGGAGCAAGGCGAGCAAGGCGTTGTCGCATCATATCCGCGACCATCATCCGGTGTTCAGTCCGTTGGGTCAGGCGATCACGGCCAACCAGGAACGCAGCAAATCAGGAGACCGTTCGTCATGA
- the dgoD gene encoding galactonate dehydratase — translation MKITAIEAIVCHARMRNWVFVKVHTDQPGLFGWGEATLEWHTRSIVGAIEDLSELLIGEDPTRVEHLWQMMFRQHFWHGTGIVRSTAIAGIDLALWDIVGKVHGVPCHKLWGGAVRDSIRLYCHLGGGDMESFYQTPVDNAKQFAELAKAAVEDGFTAFKSMAVPPTMPVEGLKAVNAAEACVAAMRDAVGDEIDIMVDCHARPSPAMGMQFAKALDPHGLYFFEEPCWPENLSSLAAINAAVTTPIATGERLTHLAAFRDLFAIRGCEICQLDLTHCGGFTEARRIAALADAHRIALAPHNPQGPVSTAASIEFGFSQPSYIICESVHNDVPWRDDIVEEGFVVDPATRTVTPNTKPGLGISINEDEVRKHPFQQELPQRVFYRDGAVGDW, via the coding sequence ATGAAAATCACCGCTATCGAAGCCATCGTCTGCCACGCACGCATGCGAAACTGGGTTTTTGTCAAAGTTCACACCGACCAACCTGGGCTCTTCGGTTGGGGCGAGGCGACACTCGAGTGGCACACGCGTAGCATCGTCGGCGCGATCGAAGACCTCTCCGAATTGCTGATCGGCGAGGACCCCACTCGCGTTGAGCATCTATGGCAAATGATGTTTCGGCAACACTTTTGGCATGGCACGGGGATCGTGCGTTCCACCGCGATCGCTGGGATCGACTTGGCGTTGTGGGATATTGTCGGCAAGGTTCATGGGGTTCCCTGCCACAAGCTGTGGGGCGGGGCCGTTCGCGATTCGATCCGTCTATATTGCCACCTTGGCGGCGGGGACATGGAGAGTTTCTACCAAACGCCGGTCGATAACGCCAAACAGTTTGCGGAGCTGGCCAAGGCGGCGGTGGAGGACGGATTCACCGCGTTCAAATCGATGGCGGTTCCTCCCACCATGCCCGTCGAAGGACTCAAGGCGGTCAATGCCGCCGAAGCCTGTGTCGCCGCGATGCGTGACGCGGTGGGTGATGAGATCGACATCATGGTCGATTGTCATGCACGCCCTTCACCTGCGATGGGAATGCAGTTCGCCAAGGCGCTCGATCCCCACGGGCTGTACTTTTTCGAAGAGCCTTGTTGGCCGGAAAATCTGAGCAGTTTGGCGGCGATCAATGCGGCCGTCACGACCCCGATTGCGACCGGTGAACGATTGACGCATTTGGCTGCCTTTCGTGACCTGTTCGCAATCCGCGGCTGCGAGATCTGTCAACTCGACTTGACCCATTGCGGCGGATTCACCGAGGCGCGTCGCATCGCCGCGCTCGCCGATGCCCATCGCATCGCCTTGGCGCCGCACAATCCTCAAGGCCCGGTCAGCACGGCCGCCTCGATCGAATTCGGTTTTTCCCAGCCCTCTTACATCATCTGTGAATCGGTCCACAACGACGTTCCGTGGCGAGACGATATCGTCGAGGAAGGCTTTGTCGTTGACCCTGCGACCCGCACCGTCACCCCCAACACCAAGCCGGGGCTTGGGATCTCGATCAACGAAGACGAGGTTCGCAAGCATCCGTTCCAGCAAGAACTTCCTCAACGCGTCTTTTATCGCGACGGCGCTGTAGGAGATTGGTAA
- a CDS encoding alkaline ceramidase, translating into MPMNSPADFKHASFHGRIGLARVDITPPIGIYSRNWGAAKHDVAESIHRPLSLTAISLAVNEGDPPLVLIDADLGWWKTPETSIQFRRRLLETLSLDSAQLIFALTHTHAGPPLMQADDSLPGSDLLRQWMDSLIESAIDVARQAMEAPFEATLDWHAGRCNLATTRDLPDPNPEKSRVLCGYDPSGNPDDTLWVGRITDTEGAIRGTLVNYACHPTTLAAENTAISPDYIGAMRETIQNVTEAPALFLLGACGDLAPRYQYVGDPKIADQHGQQLGFAALATLKDMEPAGTQLSYDGALESGAPLAIWKHQPRESSRVLAGIEKTVEIPLKDWPSADELERQRLACTDRALEERLRRRRDIRRGIGDGSTFALPIYAWRIGDAVLVGSCCEPYSFLQQELRRRFPDHTILCMNLINGSVGYLPPAPLYDTDVYPVWQTPFDRGCLETTLDAMTGVIEDALNRP; encoded by the coding sequence ATGCCCATGAATTCGCCCGCCGATTTCAAACACGCGTCTTTTCACGGCCGCATCGGACTCGCACGCGTCGATATTACGCCGCCGATCGGGATCTATTCCCGCAACTGGGGCGCGGCTAAACATGATGTCGCCGAATCCATTCACCGCCCCTTGTCGCTGACCGCGATCTCGTTGGCTGTGAATGAGGGCGATCCACCGCTGGTGTTGATCGACGCCGATTTGGGTTGGTGGAAGACGCCGGAAACCTCGATTCAATTCCGCCGCCGTTTACTCGAAACGCTGTCGCTTGATTCAGCCCAGCTGATTTTTGCATTGACGCACACGCACGCGGGACCTCCGCTGATGCAGGCCGACGACTCGTTGCCCGGCAGCGACCTGCTTCGCCAGTGGATGGACTCGTTGATCGAGTCCGCCATCGACGTCGCCCGGCAAGCGATGGAGGCTCCGTTCGAAGCAACGCTCGATTGGCACGCCGGTCGTTGTAATCTTGCTACCACCCGCGACCTGCCGGATCCCAATCCCGAGAAATCGCGAGTGTTGTGCGGTTACGACCCCAGTGGCAATCCGGACGACACGTTGTGGGTCGGCCGCATCACCGATACCGAGGGAGCGATCCGCGGCACGTTGGTCAACTATGCCTGTCACCCAACGACGCTGGCCGCCGAGAACACGGCGATCTCACCCGATTACATCGGCGCGATGCGTGAAACGATTCAAAATGTGACCGAGGCGCCGGCCTTGTTTCTGCTCGGCGCCTGCGGTGATTTAGCGCCGCGGTACCAATACGTGGGTGACCCCAAGATCGCCGATCAACATGGACAACAGTTGGGGTTTGCGGCGCTGGCGACGTTGAAGGACATGGAACCTGCGGGAACGCAGTTGTCCTATGACGGCGCGCTCGAATCGGGTGCCCCGTTGGCGATTTGGAAACATCAACCCCGTGAATCATCACGTGTGTTGGCTGGGATTGAGAAGACCGTCGAAATCCCGTTAAAGGATTGGCCCTCGGCCGATGAACTGGAGCGGCAACGTCTCGCTTGTACCGATCGGGCGCTCGAAGAACGTCTGCGTCGTCGCCGAGACATCCGCCGCGGGATTGGCGACGGCTCGACGTTTGCGCTGCCAATCTATGCCTGGCGAATCGGCGACGCCGTGTTGGTCGGTTCCTGTTGTGAACCCTATTCCTTTTTACAACAGGAATTGCGCCGACGGTTCCCCGACCATACGATCCTGTGTATGAATTTGATCAATGGTTCGGTCGGCTACCTGCCACCGGCCCCGCTTTACGACACCGATGTCTATCCCGTCTGGCAGACGCCGTTTGATCGCGGATGTTTGGAGACGACCCTCGACGCCATGACTGGAGTAATTGAAGATGCCCTCAACCGTCCGTGA
- a CDS encoding dihydrodipicolinate synthase family protein — MPSTVREPLSGVLPVLHTPFTDAGEIDCVTLEREIDWAFQTGAQGVVTAMVSEVLRLGYHGRKQLAEQVCEATGQRGFTVISVGAESTNEAIDFAQHAERIGASAVMAIPPVATQLGGAATRDYFAAIASSISIPLVVQDASGYVGAAIDLGVYLDLLEQFGSDRILFKPEASPLGPNLSKLRDATAGEARIFEGSGGINLVDCYRRGIAGTMPGTDLLDAIVALWQALQAGEDDRIYQLSLPLCGIVALQLQGGLDGFLAIEKYLLKQRGLFPNTHQVQPTAWQIDEETQAEVDRLFARLQAAI; from the coding sequence ATGCCCTCAACCGTCCGTGAACCTCTTAGCGGAGTTCTTCCCGTTCTGCACACGCCGTTTACCGACGCGGGTGAGATCGATTGTGTGACGTTGGAACGCGAGATCGACTGGGCCTTTCAAACCGGAGCCCAAGGGGTCGTGACCGCGATGGTCAGCGAGGTCTTGCGACTGGGGTATCACGGTCGCAAACAGTTGGCCGAGCAAGTCTGCGAAGCCACGGGCCAACGCGGGTTTACCGTGATTAGCGTGGGCGCCGAAAGCACAAACGAGGCGATCGACTTTGCCCAGCATGCCGAGCGCATCGGCGCCTCGGCGGTGATGGCGATCCCTCCGGTTGCCACCCAATTGGGCGGCGCGGCCACGCGTGACTACTTCGCCGCGATCGCTAGTAGCATCTCGATTCCGTTGGTCGTTCAAGATGCATCGGGTTACGTCGGCGCTGCGATCGACTTGGGCGTCTATTTGGATTTGTTAGAACAATTCGGCAGCGACCGCATTTTGTTCAAACCCGAAGCCAGTCCACTCGGACCGAATCTTTCCAAGCTGCGCGATGCCACGGCGGGCGAAGCTCGGATTTTTGAAGGTTCCGGGGGAATCAATCTGGTCGATTGTTATCGCCGAGGGATCGCCGGGACGATGCCCGGCACCGATCTGCTCGACGCGATCGTTGCGCTTTGGCAAGCGCTCCAAGCGGGGGAGGATGATCGCATTTATCAACTCTCGCTGCCGCTTTGCGGGATCGTGGCGTTGCAGCTCCAGGGCGGGCTCGACGGATTCTTGGCGATCGAAAAATACTTGCTCAAGCAACGCGGCTTGTTTCCGAACACGCATCAAGTTCAACCTACCGCATGGCAAATTGACGAAGAAACTCAAGCCGAAGTGGACCGCTTGTTCGCTCGTTTACAGGCGGCGATCTAG
- a CDS encoding MFS transporter, whose protein sequence is MRPSSTRIRYRALAWLTLAAALAYLSRNAVGVAESTIREDIGFSLEQSGWFMGAFFWTYSLFQVPSGWLAERWGTRITLSVFAFAWSVATFGIGVAPGFWLLIVAQLVMGVAQAGIFPASCNSVGHWLPLGQRSLSCGILAAGMQIGAILASGLTGLLLAPFGWRWVFIGFAMPGILWTLGFYLRFRNHPEQDSRVNAAELEKIRSGRAAATAPAADDAASVSEWGELLAIVRSPVMWWLCGQQICRGSGYMFFASWFPTFLQETRGVSVAESGYLQGLVLAGTLAGSIFGGTLVDWIWRRTGSLRLSRSGVGATFLAACALLILAAWFVQNAVLAVALLSLGSFLAALAGPCAFAATIDIGGPRVPQVFGVMNMTGNLAAAACPVLVGYLFQWTSNWNLVLLLFAAVYLVGAVCWIFVNPQKHIDNA, encoded by the coding sequence ATGAGGCCAAGCTCGACTCGCATTCGCTACCGCGCCCTGGCTTGGTTGACGCTTGCCGCCGCATTGGCGTACCTGAGCCGAAACGCCGTCGGTGTGGCTGAAAGCACGATTCGCGAAGACATCGGATTCAGCCTGGAGCAATCCGGTTGGTTCATGGGGGCCTTCTTCTGGACTTATTCGTTATTCCAAGTGCCGAGCGGTTGGTTGGCCGAGCGATGGGGCACGCGGATCACGTTGAGCGTGTTTGCGTTTGCATGGTCGGTCGCAACGTTCGGGATCGGCGTGGCTCCGGGATTTTGGCTGCTGATTGTGGCCCAGTTGGTGATGGGGGTTGCCCAAGCCGGCATTTTCCCGGCCTCGTGTAATTCCGTCGGACACTGGTTACCGCTGGGGCAACGTTCGCTGAGCTGTGGCATCTTGGCTGCAGGGATGCAAATCGGTGCGATTTTGGCCAGTGGTTTGACGGGGCTGCTGCTCGCTCCGTTTGGTTGGCGCTGGGTTTTTATCGGCTTTGCCATGCCTGGAATCTTGTGGACGCTGGGGTTCTATCTGCGATTTCGCAATCACCCCGAACAGGACTCGCGAGTCAATGCAGCGGAGTTAGAGAAGATTCGTTCTGGGCGTGCCGCTGCGACAGCTCCCGCCGCGGACGACGCAGCCTCGGTCAGCGAGTGGGGTGAGTTGCTGGCGATTGTTCGATCGCCCGTGATGTGGTGGCTGTGTGGGCAACAGATTTGCCGCGGTTCGGGGTACATGTTCTTTGCCAGCTGGTTTCCGACCTTCTTGCAAGAGACGCGTGGCGTGTCGGTCGCCGAGTCAGGCTATTTGCAAGGCCTAGTGCTCGCCGGAACGCTGGCGGGCAGTATCTTCGGAGGGACGTTGGTCGATTGGATTTGGCGTCGGACTGGCTCACTGCGGTTGAGCCGCAGCGGTGTGGGGGCGACGTTCTTGGCGGCTTGTGCGCTGTTGATCCTGGCGGCTTGGTTCGTCCAAAACGCAGTGTTAGCGGTCGCGCTGTTATCGTTGGGCTCGTTTCTGGCCGCATTGGCCGGTCCCTGTGCATTCGCAGCCACGATTGATATCGGGGGTCCCCGTGTACCGCAAGTCTTTGGGGTGATGAATATGACCGGCAACCTTGCCGCAGCGGCATGCCCGGTGCTGGTCGGTTATTTGTTTCAATGGACGTCGAACTGGAACCTTGTGCTACTATTGTTCGCGGCGGTCTATCTCGTTGGCGCTGTCTGTTGGATCTTTGTTAATCCGCAAAAGCACATCGACAATGCCTAA
- a CDS encoding N,N-dimethylformamidase beta subunit family domain-containing protein, whose amino-acid sequence MDKKKATPLHRRDLLKDAAAVSLAGAVASLGMLANAQENVSVAQDAAKIQQPASRSSLIRDENAKPGARDWQLTRVRLDKAGGVRSSPIEGYCSKQSVMAAETVNFKVSTAAPQKFKIEIFRTGYYGGRGARLMTTLGPFDGTPQAVPPIGEKRIRECQWESCTTLTIPEDWPSGVYLGRLTTESDASGHGYWQNYLIFIVRDDRPADILLQCSDNTWQAYNQWPDHESLYTHPDGVQGPWADVSFDRPYGKYSQIFENPQTIGSGEWLCFEFPMAYWLEQHGYDVTYCSNSDMLTPERGLKCKAFISNGHDEYWDIRQYESVVKMRDEGVNLLFLSGNSVCWVTPFRESSAGDPNRIIFRGGPYGGDYRWAQEREKNFGPYPHHGPDEGYLMGVRNLRPVNGGGDWICTRPDHWIFADTGMKQGEAIPGLIGWEFHGDPPTDLAGLEVIAEGTALNGGVNPAPWASTIYPGPKGNFVFNASTIWWCQGLASPPGHWLPWSHWSRPHGPDERVQQITHNLLRRALG is encoded by the coding sequence ATGGACAAGAAAAAAGCCACTCCACTGCATCGCCGAGACCTACTGAAGGATGCAGCCGCCGTTTCGTTGGCCGGCGCGGTAGCCTCGCTGGGGATGTTGGCTAACGCACAGGAGAACGTATCGGTAGCGCAGGACGCAGCGAAAATTCAGCAACCCGCTTCTCGCTCGTCGCTGATTCGCGATGAAAACGCCAAGCCCGGCGCTCGCGATTGGCAACTGACTCGCGTGCGGTTGGACAAGGCAGGCGGGGTGCGAAGTTCACCCATCGAAGGCTACTGTAGCAAGCAGAGCGTGATGGCCGCTGAGACCGTCAATTTCAAAGTTTCAACCGCTGCGCCACAGAAATTCAAGATCGAAATCTTCCGGACGGGCTACTACGGTGGCCGTGGCGCTCGCTTGATGACCACGCTGGGGCCGTTTGACGGAACACCTCAAGCGGTGCCGCCGATCGGCGAGAAGCGAATTCGCGAATGCCAGTGGGAATCGTGCACCACGTTGACAATCCCCGAGGATTGGCCGAGCGGGGTTTACTTGGGACGGTTGACGACCGAGAGCGACGCGAGTGGGCATGGATATTGGCAAAACTATCTGATCTTTATCGTCCGCGATGACCGCCCGGCAGACATCTTGTTGCAGTGCTCTGACAACACATGGCAAGCTTATAACCAATGGCCGGATCATGAATCGCTCTACACGCATCCCGATGGAGTCCAGGGACCGTGGGCGGACGTCAGTTTCGATCGCCCCTATGGCAAGTACTCGCAAATCTTTGAGAACCCGCAAACGATCGGCTCGGGGGAGTGGTTGTGTTTTGAATTCCCAATGGCTTATTGGCTAGAGCAGCATGGCTACGACGTGACCTATTGTTCTAACAGCGACATGTTGACGCCCGAGCGTGGATTGAAATGCAAGGCATTTATCAGCAATGGACACGATGAATACTGGGACATCCGCCAGTACGAAAGTGTCGTCAAGATGCGTGACGAGGGAGTCAACTTGCTGTTCCTCTCGGGCAACTCGGTTTGCTGGGTCACGCCGTTTCGCGAAAGTTCCGCAGGGGATCCGAACCGGATCATCTTTCGCGGTGGTCCGTATGGCGGCGATTATCGCTGGGCCCAAGAGCGTGAGAAAAACTTTGGCCCCTACCCTCACCACGGTCCGGACGAGGGCTATTTGATGGGCGTTCGCAACCTGCGACCTGTCAACGGAGGTGGTGATTGGATCTGCACCCGTCCCGATCACTGGATCTTTGCCGACACCGGCATGAAGCAAGGCGAAGCGATTCCCGGCTTGATCGGCTGGGAGTTCCATGGGGACCCGCCCACCGACCTTGCCGGATTGGAGGTGATTGCCGAAGGGACGGCGCTTAACGGTGGCGTCAATCCAGCCCCCTGGGCGTCGACGATCTACCCCGGTCCCAAGGGGAACTTTGTCTTCAATGCGTCGACGATTTGGTGGTGTCAGGGATTAGCCAGCCCGCCGGGACACTGGTTACCGTGGTCGCATTGGTCGCGTCCGCACGGCCCCGATGAGCGCGTCCAGCAGATCACCCACAACTTGCTCCGCCGCGCGCTCGGTTAA
- a CDS encoding integron integrase, translated as MASELFIKPGSMEQELRWAKIWFKQFSTFHGRSGPSNQQATEFTAAEVIEFLRSKRDAGFPAWKRMKIIRGLMIYRRLVLQKPDDDLVPLRNKMLEIIVIERNRDEGDGSIEESGGKINPREPDAIQEFRRALRRAGLRIATERAYVSKLKTFMSDRALSCLADFEKISELDVEAHLTDLAVDGHVAPDTQNVAFHALRKFFQLVLKRELGSIEAVRASKGGMIPTVMSTQEVNRVFDALQGIHLVIAQLLYGCGMRISEAIRLRVKDLDFDNRRVEIHQSKGGKSRVVPMPEKLVEVLTRYMATRAALHEHDVAEGTASVWLPHALSRKFPHAHRELRWQYLFASSRFSRDPRTGQRHRHHLHRDTFPPHLRQAVEAAGLLKHVTSHTFRHCFATHLLWNGTDIRQIQTLLGHADIKTTEIYTHVDNRVGPVVVSPLDRLKADAVGS; from the coding sequence ATGGCATCGGAACTCTTTATCAAACCCGGATCGATGGAGCAGGAACTGCGATGGGCCAAGATTTGGTTCAAACAATTCTCGACGTTCCATGGCCGTAGCGGCCCGTCAAATCAGCAAGCGACGGAGTTTACCGCTGCCGAGGTGATTGAATTTCTAAGAAGCAAGCGGGACGCGGGCTTTCCGGCATGGAAGCGTATGAAGATCATCCGTGGCTTGATGATCTACCGCCGTTTGGTGCTGCAGAAACCGGACGACGACTTGGTTCCCTTACGCAACAAGATGCTTGAGATCATTGTCATCGAGCGCAACCGCGATGAGGGCGATGGCTCGATCGAGGAGTCGGGCGGCAAAATCAATCCGCGTGAGCCCGATGCGATCCAGGAGTTCCGCCGGGCGCTGCGACGCGCGGGACTGAGGATCGCGACCGAGCGAGCGTACGTGAGTAAATTGAAAACGTTTATGTCTGATCGGGCGCTCTCCTGTCTGGCCGATTTTGAGAAGATCAGCGAGCTCGACGTCGAGGCTCATTTGACCGACCTGGCGGTCGATGGGCACGTGGCCCCCGACACACAAAACGTGGCGTTTCATGCGTTACGTAAATTCTTTCAGCTGGTGCTCAAACGGGAACTCGGCAGCATCGAGGCGGTGCGGGCGAGCAAGGGGGGAATGATCCCTACGGTGATGAGCACGCAGGAGGTGAATCGGGTGTTTGACGCACTGCAAGGCATTCACTTGGTGATCGCCCAATTGTTGTACGGCTGTGGGATGCGAATCAGCGAGGCGATTCGATTGCGGGTCAAGGATCTTGATTTTGATAATCGCCGGGTCGAGATTCATCAATCCAAGGGAGGCAAGAGCCGGGTGGTGCCGATGCCCGAGAAGCTTGTCGAGGTGCTGACGCGATACATGGCAACACGTGCGGCGCTCCACGAGCACGACGTTGCCGAAGGCACCGCGTCGGTATGGTTGCCCCATGCGTTGTCGAGAAAGTTCCCTCATGCACACCGTGAACTCCGTTGGCAGTACTTGTTTGCATCGTCGCGTTTCTCTCGCGACCCTCGCACGGGTCAACGACACCGTCACCATTTGCACCGCGACACCTTCCCGCCGCACCTGAGACAAGCGGTAGAGGCTGCGGGATTGCTCAAACATGTGACCAGCCACACTTTCCGGCACTGCTTCGCCACTCATTTGCTGTGGAACGGAACGGACATTCGCCAGATCCAGACTCTGTTGGGGCACGCCGACATCAAGACGACTGAAATCTATACCCATGTGGACAATCGCGTTGGCCCCGTGGTGGTCAGCCCGCTCGATCGGTTAAAGGCCGACGCCGTGGGAAGCTGA
- a CDS encoding SecDF P1 head subdomain-containing protein, which produces MTVETVGGVAPSTTVPALDVRLNATGSPKLLAATTNPASPSIAVVVNGTVICVPKIRQPISDSFRITGDDTFINAIPSVTGQTN; this is translated from the coding sequence ATGACAGTAGAGACTGTCGGCGGAGTCGCACCCTCAACGACGGTTCCAGCCTTGGACGTCCGGCTAAACGCGACTGGCTCGCCTAAGCTGCTTGCGGCAACTACCAATCCTGCTTCCCCATCCATCGCGGTCGTAGTGAACGGCACTGTTATATGCGTTCCGAAGATTCGGCAGCCCATCAGCGACTCGTTTCGTATCACTGGCGACGATACCTTCATCAACGCTATCCCTTCCGTCACAGGCCAAACGAATTGA
- a CDS encoding DUF6714 family protein codes for MRFQMQTLRKWLADYIEHAFRGVTLNGGTSIYRAESIDDYGNPAEDELDKTAERIDWRRVAKADLLKRNWALHHLDTDGFRFYTPAIMTMMIDDENRSSMLMDTFLFRLSRMKGDCMIGDDRFRDIFNASQRAAIVRFLKFALHNEPQGFNDVDVRDALTKVKRCA; via the coding sequence ATGCGTTTCCAGATGCAGACGTTACGCAAATGGCTCGCCGATTACATCGAACACGCTTTCCGCGGCGTGACACTCAATGGCGGAACAAGCATCTACCGTGCTGAATCGATTGACGACTACGGCAACCCGGCGGAAGATGAACTCGACAAAACCGCTGAACGAATCGACTGGCGTAGGGTTGCGAAAGCGGATCTTCTGAAACGCAATTGGGCATTACACCATTTAGATACAGACGGATTCCGATTCTACACGCCCGCTATCATGACGATGATGATTGATGACGAAAATCGCTCATCGATGTTGATGGACACATTTCTGTTTCGCTTGAGCCGAATGAAGGGCGATTGTATGATCGGAGACGACCGCTTCCGTGACATATTCAATGCTTCGCAGCGTGCCGCAATCGTTCGGTTCCTCAAGTTTGCATTGCACAATGAGCCGCAGGGCTTTAACGATGTCGATGTTCGAGACGCGCTAACGAAGGTCAAGCGATGTGCATGA
- a CDS encoding DUF6869 domain-containing protein, whose product MTFTDPRWDDLTDADWDVFATAWNAELRGDDAQTQLPQLPWLLDDPPNTAGKYVVPMNFTASPESQWKFIVAAYWRGNEETHGHLAAGPVEHLLGRHGDQYIALVEQMADDDPLFAKMLRGCYQNQMSDEIWRRLCVARGDVG is encoded by the coding sequence ATGACGTTTACTGATCCACGCTGGGACGATCTCACAGATGCCGATTGGGACGTATTTGCCACGGCATGGAATGCTGAACTGCGTGGCGACGACGCTCAAACGCAACTACCACAACTACCGTGGTTACTGGACGATCCGCCCAACACCGCAGGCAAATACGTCGTGCCGATGAACTTTACGGCGTCACCAGAATCTCAATGGAAATTCATTGTTGCCGCATACTGGCGCGGCAATGAAGAAACGCATGGGCACCTTGCCGCTGGGCCGGTGGAACATTTACTCGGTAGACACGGCGACCAATACATTGCTCTGGTCGAACAGATGGCCGATGACGATCCACTGTTTGCCAAAATGCTGCGAGGATGCTATCAAAATCAAATGTCAGATGAGATATGGCGGCGCTTGTGCGTTGCGCGTGGAGACGTCGGATAA